One region of Bartonella alsatica genomic DNA includes:
- a CDS encoding mechanosensitive ion channel family protein, with amino-acid sequence MIKFLVQYPLLESIVWLIILIIIALLVNFLARHFLFHGVKRLSSFLPKATTIDIEHTIQYTANTVSAFILSIGINVIPTLPHDLSTIICNVANAFIIFFVVLAISSFLNVINTLYEQRPAARLKPIKGYIQIAKIALFTVAAILMVATLIDRSPLILLSGLGAMAAVLMLIFQDTLLSLIAGIQISSTDMIRVGDWIQIPSLDVDGDVTEIALHTVKVQNFDKTITTVPIRKLVTDPFKNWRGMEEAGGRRIKRSLFIDQSSIRFHTEKEQEYLSRFNLLENYFAQKIPEINEWNTQLDKNHDVLANTRRLTNIGTFRAYVFAYLKKHINIEQNMTLMARQLPPTPHGLPLEIYCFTNTTVWLEYEQIQADIFDHLYSILPSFGLKIFQNPSGYDFRHVLEATEK; translated from the coding sequence GTGATCAAATTTCTTGTTCAATATCCACTGCTAGAATCTATTGTTTGGCTTATTATTCTTATCATCATTGCACTTTTAGTCAATTTTTTAGCACGACACTTCCTCTTTCACGGAGTAAAACGGCTTTCTTCTTTTCTTCCTAAAGCTACAACCATTGATATTGAACACACCATTCAATACACAGCTAATACTGTTTCAGCCTTTATTCTCTCAATCGGGATCAATGTTATTCCAACACTCCCTCATGATCTCAGCACTATTATATGCAATGTTGCGAACGCCTTCATTATTTTTTTTGTTGTTCTAGCCATCTCTTCTTTTCTTAATGTTATAAATACCCTTTATGAACAAAGACCAGCAGCACGATTAAAACCAATAAAAGGCTATATTCAAATCGCTAAAATTGCGCTTTTTACTGTAGCTGCAATTTTAATGGTAGCCACATTGATTGACCGCTCACCTCTTATTCTTTTATCCGGTCTTGGTGCAATGGCCGCTGTCCTTATGTTGATTTTTCAAGATACATTGCTTTCTCTTATTGCAGGTATCCAAATTTCATCCACCGATATGATACGTGTCGGCGATTGGATTCAAATCCCTAGCCTCGATGTAGATGGTGATGTCACTGAAATCGCGCTTCATACTGTTAAAGTACAAAATTTCGATAAAACAATCACTACCGTACCTATTCGTAAACTAGTGACTGATCCTTTTAAGAATTGGCGTGGAATGGAAGAAGCTGGTGGACGACGCATTAAACGATCCCTCTTCATTGACCAATCAAGTATCCGTTTTCACACAGAAAAAGAACAAGAATATCTTTCCCGATTTAATTTGTTAGAAAATTACTTCGCACAAAAAATACCAGAAATCAATGAATGGAATACACAATTAGATAAAAATCACGACGTATTAGCTAACACCCGCCGTTTAACCAACATTGGAACTTTCCGTGCTTATGTTTTTGCTTATCTAAAAAAGCATATCAACATCGAACAAAACATGACATTGATGGCACGACAATTACCTCCTACACCACATGGTTTACCCTTGGAAATCTATTGCTTCACCAATACAACTGTTTGGCTGGAATACGAACAAATTCAAGCTGATATTTTTGACCATCTTTATTCCATTCTTCCCAGTTTTGGTTTAAAGATTTTTCAAAATCCAAGTGGCTATGATTTTCGTCATGTATTAGAAGCGACAGAAAAGTAA